The Halictus rubicundus isolate RS-2024b chromosome 3, iyHalRubi1_principal, whole genome shotgun sequence genome includes a region encoding these proteins:
- the Cyst gene encoding rho guanine nucleotide exchange factor 18 cysts isoform X1, which yields MEKRQEILAPFSSDECPNSGEDSEEDVITDYLGSSHSECDRIPIINGDLGCLSQRENIIAEVSYTKDNIEKTAITMSEGIDEQQQQQHPLLAIGSNIQSQPNPLVPIISVTPHSPGLAKNYPVLEDNLQHLHEIHDCIQRMRDLTLNNWGYNHRTSHSDVQQRLTSSCPSLCPLISPEILPRSSNNETGSDPDLLANCSTNSSPTHFPPVGPRSQNAQGIDRRRSWTDLEDTRCGRRRCSGQNHLQAQNMRQRSISLSSLDSEMDIELQEKSCTRPVGVGNRACRSQASTHSLNEADLVQSEYQKIVTKRFKGSQRLAESSGLMPGVTGSRLPLQKSISTPSIVTPQVNAHLAESVTRTTPSLIVRHERNEKGSGSETETEDLHTTHSHEFHEDREGTPNAQISLDELLTDATAYDDQNSEKTRRKRGSIFFRKKKDKSGKKTSLQQHLWATIMAGSQGSLICDVCMKQSTNKPLLHCDNCGVSVHQSQGCKDQLVLECIKSKHHSSKSIAKPASNMTTISSSCNIKRGSTASLPLPSSYGSGREINSKKAVTSYSPWRRVATKLGVNQTINEEKDGDGQHRDISSGWEEFDFCDDTHQFTVDDLEGLDPELDLAKEEPDSWSAAIGQNIALGLVDNCERKVKRQEHIYEFVLTEKHHCLVLLAMERIFAEGLRRHFRFGQPDLERMFPRLRDLIDIHLRFLQKLRKRQKANPVVPTIADILVDQFASENAQRMKSAYGEFCSRHRDAVEAYKYYFRHDPRFVRFVRHCQSHPLLKKKGIPECILFVTQRLTKYPLLVEPLIKTGIAQEEGEDLRKALSLVKEILADVDACVADKEREDRKLEIYNKIDAKSFATYRGVKFKKSDIMASNRVLKFEGTAYLMQGRGKMTAIVVVVLSDILFFLAERDQKYAFFVPDNKAGIVSLQKLLVREKAGQESRGIYLISSNPAEPEMFELKIQKPKDKQLWIQAIRSAVEACPQEPDNETDTITENNSSNELRDTRSSSISLLSVEERQRLVKTKESHIQKIVAELRKKDTEQALLLEEKLNLQMQLSYAANVWGGNETNDNERLEKVEKEIPDYTRLVHSEGTETTQLWQEVVVAVQEATRLASSLSFSTGGATLSRSLSSAGERHSDTYVPAALSVPRRAETFAGFDHNKEKYPLRDSAAVQSVIFLPKVGEFVKESPEEKDSQDSEANKDQQWAAIRLSHHVYTLLCIISNQMTTIDSLQAQLAACKEGSISKPNNRPNTNRQLEELRNLQDQLSREKAAFRAASQQEQKQLEEERAEMARQREQLAAEKQDVTQQRDQLYRRLEALERQGVTLVAGSAPGSATIHLSHMSQGTDTIQTRKSQLDAKRIPLNLISATNQQKVQSNLPVKQQLPLKLASGSNNNTRSGGASNNSPDRHSRTGSSPALVSSSTYSSPELGNNNPSTSQLHSSNRSLRMTRSPPEYPHYPQQQQQQPPPPAPQQQQQHQRTEQQQPLEEEVIFF from the exons ATGGAGAAACGGCAGGAAATACTGGCTCCGTTTTCATCTG ACGAGTGTCCAAACAGCGGAGAAGACAGTGAAGAAGATGTAATAACTGATTACTTGGGATCATCGCATTCTGAATGTGATCGTATACCTATTATTAATGGAGACCTTGGTTGTTTGAGTCAACGTGAAAATATAATTGCTGAAGTCAGCTACACCAAAGACAATATTGAAAAAACGGCTATCACTATGTCTGAAGGAATCGAcgaacagcagcagcaacagcatcCGTTGCTTGCAATTGGCTCTAATATACAATCACAGCCTAATCCTTTGGTGCCGATTATTAGTGTTACACCGCATTCACCTGGTCTTGCTAAGAACTACCCTGTTCTGG AGGACAACTTGCAACATTTGCATGAAATCCATGATTGCATTCAGCGTATGAGAGATTTGACACTGAACAACTGGGGATACAATCATCGCACTTCCCACAGTGACGTACAGCAACGTTTAACTTCATCGTGTCCTTCTCTCTGTCCGTTAATTTCACCTGAAATCCTGCCACGTTCGAGTAATAATGAAACAGGATCTGATCCAGATCTCCTTGCTAATTGTTCCACTAATAGTTCTCCTACACATTTCCCACCGGTAGGTCCTCGTTCACAGAATGCACAAGGTATAGACAGAAGACGTAGCTGGACAGATCTGGAAGATACTCGATGCGGGCGTCGCAGATGCTCCGGACAAAATCATCTACAAGCACAAAACATG CGACAGCGCAGTATTAGTTTAAGTAGCCTAGACAGTGAAATGGACATAGAATTACAAGAAAAGTCTTGTACCAGACCTGTAGGTGTTGGCAATCGTGCATGTAGATCGCAAGCGAGCACCCATTCCCTTAATGAAGCCGATCTTGTGCAG AGTGAATATCAGAAGATAGTTACAAAACGATTCAAAGGTAGTCAAAGATTAGCAGAAAGTAGTGGTTTAATGCCTGGTGTCACAGGTTCTCGTTTACCTCTTCAGAAATCTATTTCAACGCCTTCAATTGTTACACCACAAGTTAATGCTCATTTAGCAGAGTCTGTAACTAGGACTACACCATCACTCATAGT CCGTCACGAAAGAAACGAAAAGGGTAGTGGAAGCGAGACTGAAACAGAGGATCTTCATACAACACATAGCCACGAGTTCCACGAGGATAGAGAAGGCACTCCAAATGCTCAGATATCGCTTGACGAATTATTGACTGA TGCAACAGCGTACGATGATCAAAATTCAGAAAAAACTAGAAGGAAACGGGGCTCTATATTTTTCCGTAAGAAAAAG GATAAGAGTGGTAAAAAAACTAGTCTACAGCAGCATTTATGGGCAACAATAATGGCTGGATCTCAGGGAAGtttaatatgtgatgtttgtatGAAACAATCAACAAATAAACCGCTTCTACATTGTGACA ATTGTGGAGTATCTGTACACCAGAGTCAAGGATGTAAGGATCAACTAGTGCTAGAATGTATCAAGTCCAAACATCATTCCAGCAAATCTATCGCTAAGCCCGCATCAAACATGACCACAATATCAAGTAGCTGCAACATCAAGAGAGGTTCTACGGCGTCGTTGCCTCTACCATCTTCGTATGGAAGCGGAAG GGAAATTAACAGCAAGAAAGCCGTGACAAGCTACAGCCCTTGGCGGCGAGTTGCTACTAAGCTCGGAGTCAA tcaaACAATAAACGAAGAAAAAGATGGGGATGGACAACATCGTGACATATCAAG TGGTTGGGAAGAATTTGATTTCTGTGATGATACTCATCAGTTTACTGTAGACGATTTGGAAGGTCTGGACCCTGAGTTAGACTTAGCGAAAGAAGAACCTGACTCTTGGAGCGCTGCCATTGGGCAAAACATCGCGTTGGGACTCGTTGATAATTGCGAGCGAAAAGTAAAGAGACAAGAGCACATTTACGAATTTGTCCTTACTGAGAAACATCATTGTCTAGTGCTTCTTGCTATGGAGAGAATTTTTGCGGAAGGTCTTCGGCGACATTTTCGTTTCGGTCAACCAGACCTGGAACGTATGTTCCCTAGACTCCGCGATCTCATCGATATTCATTTacgatttttgcaaaaattacgAAAGCGGCAAAAGGCAAATCCTGTTGTTCCTACAATCGCTGATATACTCGTTGATCAATTCGCTAGTGAGAATGCACAACGTATGAAGAGTGCCTATGGAGAATTCTGTAGTCGTCACAGGGACGCTGTTGAAGCTTATAAGTATTATTTCCGACATGATCCTCGATTTGTACGATTTGTACGACATTGTCAG TCACATCCTCTACTGAAAAAGAAGGGGATTCCTGAGTGCATCTTATTCGTTACCCAACGTTTAACGAAGTATCCACTGTTGGTCGAACCGCTTATAAAAACGGGCATCGCTCAAGAAGAAGGTGAAGATTTGCGGAAAGCACTAAGCCTTGTTAAAGAGATTTTAGCGGATGTGGATGCTTGTGTAGCCGACAAAGAAAGGGAAGACAGGAAACTAGAGATCTATAATAA GATCGATGCAAAATCTTTTGCAACATATCGTGGTGTCAAATTCAAAAAATCAGATATCATGGCATCTAATAGAGTATTGAAATTCGAAGGTACTGCGTACTTAATGCAAGGTCGTGGAAAAATGACTGCCATCGTAGTAGTTGTTCTGtctgatatattatttttcttggCCGAGAGGGATCAGAAGTATGCCTTTTTTGTGCCTGACAATAAGGCTGGTATAGTATCGCTTCAGAAACTACTAGTGCGTGAGAAGGCTGGTCAAGAATCTAGAGGAATCTATTTAATAAGTAGCAATCCAGCTGAACCAGAAATGTTTGAGTTGAAAATTCAGAAGCCCAAAGATAAACAGTTGTGGATTCAAGCAATCAGATCAGCGGTTGAAGCCTGTCCGCAGGAACCTGATAATGAAACTGATACAATAACTGAAAATAATAGTAGTAACGAATTGAGAGATACACGTTCTTCTTCTATATCATTACTTTCCGTTGAAGAAAGACAACGCCTAGTTAAAACTAAAGAATCCCATATCCAAAAAATAGTTG CTGAACTACGAAAGAAGGACACTGAACAAGCACTTTTACTCGAAGAAAAACTTAATCTGCAAATGCAGCTTTCATATGCCGCCAACGTATGGGGAGGAAATGAGACAAACGATAATGAACGATTAGAAAAGGTCGAAAAAGAGATTCCGGATTATACTAGACTGGTTCACAGCGAAGGCACTGAAACCACGCAGTTGTGGCAAGAG GTGGTTGTGGCTGTTCAAGAAGCAACAAGACTTGCTAGCTCGTTATCATTCAGTACGGGCGGTGCGACTCTTTCAAGAAGTTTAAGTTCTGCAGGTGAACGGCATAGCGATACCTACGTTCCAGCTGCTCTTAGTGTACCTCGAAGGGCGGAGACATTTGCTGGTTTTGATCACAACAAA gaAAAATATCCATTACGAGATTCTGCAGCGGTTCAATCGGtaatttttcttccaaaagttgGTGAATTCGTGAAAGAGAGTCCAGAGGAGAAAGACAGTCAGGATTCTGAAGCGAACAAGGACCAACAATGGGCAGCAATTCGTTTGTCTCATCACGTTTATACCCTGCTCTGTATAATTAGTAATCAGATGACGACCATCGATAGTTTACAGGCTCAATTAGCTGCGTGTAAAGAAGGAAGTATAAGTAAACCAAATAATAGACCTAATACGAACCGCCAGTTAGAAGAGTTGCGTAACTTGCAAGATCAATTAAGTCGAGAAAAAGCAGCGTTCCGTGCTGCTTCTCAGCAAGAACAAAAACAACTGGAGGAGGAAAGAGCCGAGATGGCAAGACAACGAGAACAACTCGCGGCAGAAAAGCAGGACGTAACACAGCAAAGAGACCAATTATATCGGCGACTCGAAGCATTGGAGAGACAGGGAGTGACATTGGTTGCAGGCTCCGCGCCTGGATCCGCGACCATCCATCTGTCTCACATGTCGCAAGGAACGGATACAATACAGACACGAAAATCTCAGCTGGATGCTAAACGGATACCATTAAATTTGATTAGCGCTACTAATCAACAAAAAGTGCAAAGCAATCTTCCTGTGAAACAGCAGTTACCTTTGAAACTTGCTAGCGGAAGTAACAATAATACTAG GAGTGGAGGCGCAAGTAATAATAGCCCTGATCGACATTCACGAACCGGTAGTAGTCCGGCACTCGTGAGTAGCTCAACGTATTCTTCCCCGGAACTAGGTAACAATAACCCCAGCACCAGTCAACTTCATTCTTCGAATCGTTCTCTACGAATGACGCGATCTCCCCCGGAGTATCCTCATTATccacaacaacagcaacaacaaccaccaccaccagcaccacaacagcaacaacaacatcaACGAACGGAACAGCAACAACCATTAGAGGAAGAGGTAATTTTTTTCTGA